The window GACTTTGGAAACACTAGTTCTAACCCACCTAACTGGAATCAAACTGAAATTGTATCTATGTAATGATATTATTTTTCTTGACAAGGACTAGGTATAGGTAACAAATCTGCTTAAAAGAAAGGTGAAAAATAAAATTGACATATTCTTGATAAGTTCTcataaataatattttattttataacattCCAAGTTTTCTGTTAAATTTtcacaaatatataaataagtaCAAAAACAacgggggttgatattcaaaagcacttatctgcATAAATGCTTTAAAAAGATCTTACATAGGCCAATGGATAATTGTTGATTTGGCATCAAATGTATAAGATTCTGGAGCTAGGGCTAAGATTTATTCAGATAGCAATGACTTTTACTACTATCCAGATAAAACAATCCATTTAGAGATCCATAAAAAAGAACGGTCCAAACTTAAATGCATAAGTCATTCAATCaagtttacaattttataatcCCTTAGGGCTCCGTTTACTACGGTGAGTTAGGgtattaacgcgcggaatagcgtgtgctgaattgccgtgtatgctagaccttaatgccagcattgagctggcgttaggtcTAGCCACATAGCAGgcagtgtagcgcgcggtaatatcctgcatgcgctaaaaacgctatcgcaccttagtaaaaggagcccttagtctttatcTTCTAGTCCTCAAAGGCTGCCAATAAGTCAGGTTTTtcagatattcctaatgaatattcataagaaatttgcatacaatagaggtaGACAGCATACAcgttttcatgcatattcatgatggaTATCTTGCAAACCTGACCCACCGGTGGCCCTCAAAGACTGGGAAAGAAGGTCAAAAACATAATCATAGTCAATCGAAATGGAGAGAACTGCTGAAAAGCCTGATAAGTGGATATATCATTCCCTTATCTTTGTATTGCAGCTTTCTATCTGAACATCGGCTCTGTGTTTAGAGCTGCACTGGTACAGGGCATACTCTTAAATGACAATAACACAGCGAAGGCGACTTCTGGGTTCTAGAGTATTTTATTTGTTCCAATAGAGACTTGACACGTACGTGTTTTGGCCTATATGTGTTTTCATAGAGGAAACAACATTGAGCGCTTTTGTTGGGTTTTATTTATCTCTGACACTCATTAGAGCCACACTACACTGAGTCTCTCCAAACTTCAAGACCATAGAGGGCTGCTTAATAAGTTCCTAACAACtgttaagactcctgatgcaggccatatAGGCCAAAACACGTATGTGTCGAGTCTCTATTGGAACAAATAAAATATTCTATAACCCAGAGGTCGCCGTTGCTGTGTTTTGTGATTTCTCCAGTGCGAGAAGGTATTTTCTCCTGCGTTGGTTACTTTGATACTCTTAAATGAGACATATTTCATAACACAATACAAAAACTTTCATTTCAACATACTGAAATGGATGAGGTCCACGATACTTTTCACACTTTACGAGACGTATCAGGCGTACTGAACTTGCAACTAATTATAATCTACACCAATTGCAGAACTATACAAAATTAGAATATTAAAGGCAGTTCATACTAAGAGGTTTCTGGAGAGATCACAGGATGTTTACTTGATGCCAAAGTAATGACATACAAATTATAATATAAGTTTACCAGGCAAAGTGAGAACTCTTGTGTTCAGATGGCACAACATCATGTTTTCAAAACTAAGCAGCACATGGGACAAGCAATACAAACTGTTCACTGTACAGCATATCACGGGAAAAATTCAGAGTGTCTCAGACTTTAAATCCATGTACTAAAATGTATTCAgggaaggcagagtaaaaaaaatattacttTAACCATCTATCATAAATATCTTTCAAGGAAAGTAGTATATAAATTTATCATAGCATACCATaatatagggcctgttttacaaagccatgctagtggctgctatgcggcaacagccccgaagccctttaaatctctatgggcttcggggccattaccgcactgcaaccgctaatgcggctttgtaaaacaggcccataatgTAACATTAAATAACATACCCATGCTTCCTGTTTTACTTGAGTCTTAAACAGTCTACCTCTTCTGTTATAGGCATTACACTTGTTTTGATATCTAATTCTACACTAGATCTACTTGGATTGTAGGTAGACCTCCACCTGAGCAGCATAATCTTCTTGAAATATTTCATAGTGTTATTTTTTACTGTCACAAAACACATTGTGTTAATCATACTGTTGCTCATGGCAATACATTCAACAACATAGAAAGCCGTAAGATAATGCTTCTCTTTAATAATTACATTGGGGAAAAAGTCACGGACAATTGTGAACCCATAAAATGGCGCCCAGCAGAGAACATAAACAGTTAAGATGCACATGAGGACCATGACCGTTTTTCTACGGCAGCGAAGCCTTTTGCGGATTTGTTCCGTTTGGAAGCCTGGAACGGTCTTAAACCAAAGTTCTCTTGAGATTCGAGCATAGCACAGAGTCATTGTGAAGACAGGTCCAACAAACTCAATtccaaaaatgaaaagaaaataggACTTGTAATAAATTTGCTGATCAACTGGCCAAATCTGACCACAGAAAGTCTTCGCTTGGGCTTTGGCCATGAGTAATACTATTTCTGTAGCAAAATAGGCAGATGGTATAGCAATGAGAATGGACACGATCCAGACCAAGGCAATCAAAAAGGTGGCAGTTTGATAATTCATGCGTGGCCTCAAAGGATGAACAATTGCTAAATacctaaaaatataaaaacacataaaatcaATACAAGCATTTTTAAGCTGTGCTATAATTTTTGCACACTTTGGAATAAGACCAAGCTGAAGTGTTAGAGATCATAGAAACATTCAATGAAAAAAATATGACAACAAATTCATAGTCACTGAAGTCATGAGAATAAAGATAGGACTTACAAATATTTAACATCTTGatcatctgttgtttttttttttttttttgggggggggaactctCTTTAATCTGAATTCAAATGCTTATACCATAAAGAAACAGCAGTGGTTTCTTTATTGCAGAATCTAAAATTAATTGACATAGGGATCACTGGACTTTTAGAACAAATCGATTTCTCTAAGTAGCCCTTAAGGGAATAATTCTGCAAGGAGTGTGACAATATTCATCAACCAAGAATGAGCATAAATGTACACATAAGCATGAAAATGCCAATATTGTGGCTATGTGCCATTTTATAAAATGGAGTCTAAATGTAATGACATACAGCTTGAAGGAGGGCATAGGCATGAATGGGGTCTAAGTGGAATGTGGGCGGGGTGCACAGTTAACATATGTAATTTCTAGAATACTAGAATTTACACATTTTTATAGCaatttaggcatgagcatttacaccagctctaacccctccccccttttactaagccacgttagcggttttacagcacgcagctttttagcacacgttaaacccgccctacacggctagaactaacaccagctcaatgctggcgttaatgtctagcgcagccggcagtttagcatgtgctattttgtgcgttaaaccgctaacgtggcttcgtaaaaagagccctaagccacaatggcggtttctaccatggcccagagtgctaaatgctctgatgctgctctgacggtcatagaattcctatgagcgtcagagcagtgttggagcatttagtgccctgggccaTGAACTGAACATGCGTGAGGAGTGTTGGTGTCAGTGGATGGAAAGGAGGCTGCTGATTTCTTCACTTCTGAGGCAATTCTGAGTAGTGGATCTCATTGGCTGGCTGGGATTGGATATCTTCATCAGCAAAGGTAaaattagggggagggggagtagaaAGAAaatgcattgcccccccccccaggccacctCTGGGCACTCTACAAAATTGAATCCTGGTGATTCCCTTGGGCTCCGTTATCTCAtgattttcttcctatctttcccattgcACCTTTAGCATATGAGGGAAAGTTTATATATTGATAGCGATGTTTCTAACTGGATAGACTTGGGCAGTAAATTCCATACCAATGGGATTCCCTGCTTGCTGCTGGCAAAGAATAGAAGGATTTAAAAGGTGCTGGGGAGAGTGCAGTTAAGAGACCCACTATTACTGGGTGAAGAGGGAGTAGTGTTGGAGAAGTTATGTCGAGAGTCTTCAGCTAACTAGGCTTAGGGATTCCTGCCAGCCGGCCATCAGTTCTGCTCTCCCTTGAtgccgaaaaagcctttgatagggtgtaCTAGCCCTTTATGTTGGCTGTTCATAGGCAGATTAGACTTTCTGACTCTTTCCTTCAGAGAATAGAGGTTCTATATCGATCTTTCCTGgatacattaaaaattaatggTCAGTATACTGAAGCTTTTACTTTACTGAGGGGGGTGGGTCTGGCAAGGCTGTGCATTGTCCCCACTTATATTCGCTTTGACCATGGAACCGTTGGCACGCGAAATTAGATCATCTCGGAATGTGACGGGGATCTCGGTAAGGTTGGTAGATCATCGGATACCGTTATTTGCAGATGAGATGCTACGATGGCATCTGGGATGATCTGCCCCCtgctccccttactatgctactcgCTATATGTGCACAAAAGGTAGATGGACACAAACATTACACCTGGTTTTATATGATATATGTATAGGCATTTCTAgggccatttcctacctcagctatggaaccaactacccacacagatcaggtcgctagattcactaatgaccttccgcagagcagtaaagaccttccttttACGCCAGTCGGGCCATTataaactgcctcctcaatatacttctcctagtactctttgctatgaccagtctggtctctagaataagctctgttattgtttactgtaacctatttgttgtcatgactagtctgttttcaaacgattgtgaatgtctacttgcaacccgttctgagcttctgggagaacgggataaaaatcaaaataaataaataaatagggttaccagatttcctctttaaaaaagaggacacctggccccaccCCGTTCTGTCTCAGTCTCGCCCCATTTCCCAATTTTTTAGATGACATATATATAATCTGGCACAGAGTGTACACAGTTCACAAAGGCGCTCATTTTCAAATGATAATAATGTCTCAAAAGCAGCTGATGGATATTTTCCCCATAATACATCTAAGTCGTGATTTTCGAAACTCAGAATTGGGATATTTTACTCCGCAGTTCATCTAAATAACAAGAAGGCTTGTCGGAAGCATGTTTTGGATGAGACTTAGGTGTGGTTAAAATGTGGACATTTTTCAGAAAAAAAGCTCCAGGACAAAATAGAAACACATTTTTATCTAGACTATTTTTGTCACAACTAAGTTGCAAAAGGGCACCCTAactgatcactggagggattaaggcatgatcaaTGACCCCCTTCCATTTCTAAAGATACAACAGTGACAATTGATATGGGGATCTACAACTCCAGATATTTTGGCTATTCCTAAGAAAGCAGCAAGCAAGTggatggagtagcctagtggtcagggCAGTGGACAGTGAACAATGGGAcgcaggttcaattcccactttaagttcaagttcaagcaATGCACAGCCTCAGCTTCCATGAGACAATCTTTGTAGTTTTTATTATACAGAATTCCCTGGAGCCCAGTGAAACTGCATTGTCATTTGGAGGTGGGTACCTTAGATCACCTTCTATTTCAATGTCCCTTAATACTaactttttggaagtcaatatggagtAAGATAATTTCTATTCTTGAGGTGCCCATTTCATTATCTTATAAAAATATACTGTTTGGAACCTCAATCATGAATAAGAGTCCACTTAAAAAAACATAAGGATCAGCTTCTCCTTATTATGACTGAAGTTGCTTTACAAATGATTATGAGGAATTGGAAACAATGGGATCAATTAAATTTATCttcctggtgggagactctttGTTTGTACTATCGATATGAGAAAATATTAGCAGAAGAACTAGGTGATTCCAGAAAATTTAAgcagatttggggaccattggaACTTTACATAAAAGATCTTTAAATAAGGTTTATATGATCCTGTCAACTTTCAAATTCCGAAAGCGTGTCCAGAGTAAAAAtgagagggtgggtgggaggaaagggatttagggctccttttacgaagccacattagcggttttagcgcatgtagctttttagcgcacgctaaacccgcactacacggctagaactaacgccaggtgATAACATCTAgtgtggccggcagtttagcgcatggtattacgcatgttaaatcgctaacgcggctttgtaaaaggagcccttaatgtttcatATGTAGAATTGAAGTGCTTTTATGGATTTTATTGTATTACATTTTATGCATTTTATGTATGATgttataaaactaataaacagtTGAGAcataagttcaagtttattgcatttgatataccacctaaaaGCCATATGTGTTCTTGTCTTAATTtgatagggagggagttccatagTGATGGTGCTACAACGGAAAAGATGGTCTTACAGGTGGTACCGTACACTATTTGGCGCATGGAGGGGACTGCAAGAAGAAACTGCAGAGTTGATCGAAGCGCCCTTGTGGTGTCAGTAGAAATATGTGAGCTCTCCTAGAATATAAAAATATCTCCTTTATCTAAATatccccacttttactaaaccatttTAGCAGTTATTAGaacagagagccacactgaatgctctgcgctgctcccgatgctcgtagagttcatatgagcgtcgggagcagcgcgaagcattcagtgtggctccttgcgctaataaccgctaatGCAGTTTATTAAAAGGAGGGGGTATCTACCGTAAGTTACCTGCAATCCTGAGGGCTATTTTAGTGATGGACCTTTAGGTGCAGTAGGCTTTTTTCTATATCTGTAGGGCTCGCCAAACAATAAGAAGGGGTTTTGGTGGAGTTTGTACCTGGGTGCCTTTATTTAAAGTCCACTGCGCTGACCACTAGGCTGTCCCTCTGCACTGCTGGGATGCCAGACAGATGTCCCTGTGGCTTGTTTTTCCCTAGCACAATTTTATTTTAACAGTACTTGCAGATGGACAATTTTAGTACCGAGACATCTAGCTCAAAGCCATAATTGAACCAGAAATTTAGACATTTCTCTGGTTTAATTTTGACTGTGAGCtggatgggtttttgttttttttggcaaAATGTCTCAGCTCGGACTTACATGTCATATTGGAAATGCCCCTCCACGACTGTGTGCTATTTTCAAAGACTGCATTATTCACAAAGAGTGCATGCTATTCATGAAACAGTATGCACACTTTTAAAAGACTGCACAATCATTTTCAACAgtattttaatcatttatttatttatttatttgttcattttttatagcccgtcctccccaggagcccagaacaggctACAAAAATACATAtgcaaagttttcaggaacagagatacgtaCACTACacagtcaataacatgctacagatggaaatggatgcaagagggaggaatgttggatatggtggtggaaggaatggaggaagagatgtggcatggagctgtAGAGGGCTAacagaagcagaaatgttggacatggagctggtgggcaggggcgaaagatgctgcacacagtccggaggataagagagggagaaatattggatgtggcagtagaggggatgggagagaggcaccctggatccctctctctctttcctcactccctttgcagcaagggagggaatgagagatatggtggacagtgagaggaagacgttgcacatgggggtggaggagagaggaagaaatgctgtgcagtggtggggaggagaaaaagagtgcattttgtgtagtttaattttgtggttaccattgtgtattattaataagattatattgtgtgtatatgaaaaatgaatggaagaaatggtgtttacaattagtacttttattatgggggtgagcttgggcaggtctgagGTGGGGTCTAGAGCAGTGCTTTTGGATCCCCTCtctaaacaaaaaagtgttcagcTGTCTATGCACGGTGTACCTAAATATTCATGACTGAAGATTAAGACTCCAACATAAAATGCTATTACAAGTGTAAAATTTAAACCTGAAGAGGGTAAGGCACTTCAGTTTGGAGAACAGATGGCTGAAGGGGgatttgatagaggtctacaTAATCTTGAGTAGAGCAGTATGGATAAAAGTGAATCAATAGTTCACTCTTTTAAAAAGTACAAAAGATTAAGGGACATTCCATGAAGTTATGGTAATaattttacaatgattaaaataaataggagaaaattatttttttcactgaaagaagAGAAAGGCTCTGGAACTCATTTCCAGTGGATATGGtaaaaagcagttagcatatctgggttaaatttttttttttacaagttcctggagaaaaagtccacaatctgctattaaccctttcaggaccataaggatcgtaggccaatttttgtggttttgacgacatttttatggtaaaaagggcttgcagatgccaaaaaattgattttttttgtgaaatatcattatttttatttaaaaaaatcacacttctggcttatggacagtgtggcaagtgaatcttcttgtcaatctggc is drawn from Geotrypetes seraphini chromosome 3, aGeoSer1.1, whole genome shotgun sequence and contains these coding sequences:
- the PROKR1 gene encoding prokineticin receptor 1 isoform X1 — its product is MGKNSTNYAAIYNPYESLYSGNFSDPFNYSYGDIDLPLDPSDDVTKTKIFFAAKIVIGVALICIMLICGIGNFIFIAALARYKKLRNLTNLLIANLAISDFIVAIVCCPFEMDYYVVKQLSWEHGHMLCASVNYLRTVSLYVSTNALLAIAVDRYLAIVHPLRPRMNYQTATFLIALVWIVSILIAIPSAYFATEIVLLMAKAQAKTFCGQIWPVDQQIYYKSYFLFIFGIEFVGPVFTMTLCYARISRELWFKTVPGFQTEQIRKRLRCRRKTVMVLMCILTVYVLCWAPFYGFTIVRDFFPNVIIKEKHYLTAFYVVECIAMSNSMINTMCFVTVKNNTMKYFKKIMLLRWRSTYNPSRSSVELDIKTSVMPITEEVDCLRLK
- the PROKR1 gene encoding prokineticin receptor 1 isoform X2; this translates as MGKNSTNYAAIYNPYESLYSGNFSDPFNYSYGDIDLPLDPSDDVTKTKIFFAAKIVIGVALICIMLICGIGNFIFIAALARYLAIVHPLRPRMNYQTATFLIALVWIVSILIAIPSAYFATEIVLLMAKAQAKTFCGQIWPVDQQIYYKSYFLFIFGIEFVGPVFTMTLCYARISRELWFKTVPGFQTEQIRKRLRCRRKTVMVLMCILTVYVLCWAPFYGFTIVRDFFPNVIIKEKHYLTAFYVVECIAMSNSMINTMCFVTVKNNTMKYFKKIMLLRWRSTYNPSRSSVELDIKTSVMPITEEVDCLRLK